The following coding sequences lie in one Palaemon carinicauda isolate YSFRI2023 chromosome 7, ASM3689809v2, whole genome shotgun sequence genomic window:
- the LOC137644589 gene encoding uncharacterized protein, with product MPGLKTKHDDIVRVIVCHKVGLKTNEISKQTGILPRTIRRLVAKFKSGGSQDVPTHSKPPGACYKLSNRSVTLLKRQAEANPTLTARKLRENNIEVLGKVTFRTIRNTLDKHLGFKNVLAPKKPSHTESHVLQRERFYREHIKWSLDKWKRVLFTDESTFFVSAGHPNRVWRSPV from the coding sequence ATGCCAGGTCTTAAAACTAAGCATGATGACATAGTGAGAGTGATAGTGTGTCACAAGGTGGGTCTTAAGACCAATGAAATATCTAAACAGACAGGAATTTTGCCGAGAACCATTAGGCGCCTCGTTGCCAAGTTCAAGTCCGGTGGGAGCCAGGACGTACCTACCCACAGTAAGCCACCAGGAGCCTGTTACAAATTGAGTAATCGTTCTGTTACTCTTTTGAAGCGTCAAGCAGAAGCTAATCCTACTCTCACAGCAAGGAAATTACGAGAGAATAATATTGAAGTGCTTGGCAAGGTGACTTTTAGAACCATACGGAATACCTTGGACAAGCACCTGGGATTCAAGAACGTACTCGCTCCAAAGAAGCCAAGCCATACTGAAAGCCACGTGCTACAAAGGGAAAGATTTTACCGGGAACATATAAAGTGGAGTCTGGATAAATGGAAACGGGTATTATTTACTGATGAATCAACGTTCTTTGTTAGTGCTGGTCATCCAAATCGTGTATGGCGTAGCCCCGTATGA